A region of the Parambassis ranga chromosome 24, fParRan2.1, whole genome shotgun sequence genome:
caTCCACTCTCTCGGCGGCTGCAGCTGATCTGGCCGTTTGGAGACACGGTGCCCGCACTCGCTTAGATCCGTCACTTGGCATTAACACTGTACGCAGCTTTCAGTTTGCGCACCAGTCGCGACTGAACAACAACTAGCTGCACaacatgactgactgactgactgcagcgCTGACAGACTGGGTGGGCTCggcccccttcctcctcttctgccaGGCAAAGTCACGCAAAAAGTCTCCCCACGCTCGTTCCTGAAAATAAGTAACGAGTGTGTTCTACACGTCAAACAACAAGAACATCCTCATCCGAGTTTTGTGCCGAAGCATGTGATAGCAACATGGTGAGCCTTTTAAAGGGGCATCTACGCGTATAGCTGCAGGCACGGGCTGTCTGGTTGGGTCCACCCCCTTAACTTTCTCGGAGGGATGCGCTGTGCTGTTAATTGGACGCGGTGATGAGTGGCAGGAAGCACCTGTACACAAAGTAGAGGGACTCAGGCCAGGAAAACCTGTGGCGCTGTACCAAAGGTCAAAAATGTGGGTCCAACCCATATAAAAAATCCTGATAAACCTCAATACAGCagccattttttaaatatacaagAGGTATGGAGGCAAGAAATGTGAATTTACTTTATATATTTGTCAATAAATCTGTTGACTCTTTAATATCTCCAATAGTTGCTTCATTGAGCAACTTGTTTGTAAGAATGTGTTACCACCTGGACAGTAGACATCTGGTTCATGGTGCATTCATGTGACATAGGAATAATTTCCATGAATAGTCCAAACTTTTGTTAGTGAACATGACTCAGTGAGCTGTGATGATGATATGTATCCTCTCCCAGTGGATGATATGGGATAAAAATGATGTATACTGGTCCATATGGAGAAATCAAAGGTCTTGATATTATTTGACTTGTGCAATGAAAGTCATGGGCTGTCTCCGATATCACTCCCTAAACACTATATAtggccattttgtagtgctacCCGAATGTGTAGTGAGAAATTTTAGACCTTATAGAGGGCCcttaatgtatcccacaatgcaccatgaAAAAGAATGTCCATCCACTGTTAAAGTATGCAACTTGATGTCAAAGGTCACTCCCAAAAcgtgtgatgtcatcataaAGAGACAAGACCTCAGTTCTTGTGCCAAAGACCCAAAAACCTTCTTTGtgctgtactacagggtcataGACCCTGTAGACAAACAGGTGAGAGGAGCAGTACTGTCAGTCACCAGTGTAACATACAGAGgcaaacaaccagtcacactcacactgaacAGCCTGTTTAGagtatttttgtatgttttaagGAAGGTTTTAAGAGTACCCACAGCCAAAAATATACAAAAGGTTTACCGCCTGTTAGTTTTAATCTCTGTTTACCAGTTCATGACAAATATAGGACTACATTAGGGCCTAAAGTCATACAAAATTTAAACACAATACGTAGTTGTCacacaaataatacaaacattTATCCTCATGTTGTATAATCTGCTTTGAGTAaccataagaaaaaaataatcatcattTTGACTTGAAgcatatgaacacacactggaCAGAAATCCTAAATCTGATGGTCCTGTACTCCCTGGTTCTCTGCCTCAAGTCTGGTTGTGTTCACGAATATCCACCACAAAATAATTTGGATAAGGAATGTCCCAAAACAATGTCATGTCTTTGTCTATTGTCCTCCTCAAACTCCCCTTTAAGGCTTTAATTTAGtatttattgtgtatttgttgtgtAAGAGTGCTCAGTCAGATGACCTGAAACTGagtgacacacagacaaccTGTGATCAGACAGCATGAGTATACTAGTCTGGAACACATGGGTGGGGCAGACTACAGGGGCCCAACAACACCATGTCCTGTGGCCTCTTCTGGATTGTTTGCCCGTGGACTGTAATAATAGAACGCCGTCATCCAGCTCTGGGCAGAATTATCATTTCCTCCTTTTCCTAAATAGTGCATAATGCTGAGAAATGTCGGTGCTCTGAGCTTTAACCTTGGTGGTCTAGTTGAAAGATTACCACTGTTCTTCCTGTGAATGACTTTAAACAGACATTTAAGCTGGGCAGCTACATGCTCTGTGTTTGAAAgaataaaatcacatttaatTTCCTGCACagataagtgtttttttttaattgcaaaaAGTTCACCACAAATGTCAAACACATTTCTTATTTTCATTAACACCtaattaaatgtactgtaatTCTTTCTCACCAGCAATTATTTCCTTCACAGCAGTCATCGGCCAGTGCTGTATTTTGATTGCTGCAGCCACAGCatattaacattttaataacattttgtGCAGCATTGTGCCAAAGCTCAAGTCCAGCTGAGTTCTTCATTGTATTTGTTAGATTTGATGTAAAGTTTTTAAGGTcaggtgcagttcctgtcctgAATAAATAACAATAGTCAAATACACAGGCAGATGTTTTTACTTATTGTAGTTGGAAAACTTAAACATGTTGCTGTTAGCAGGCTAACTACAAAGACTACAAAGTAACAGGCAGCAAAGCCACTATAGAGACTTGTTAATGTGCTAATACATTatcctgtgttgttgtaatCTCATAAGGGGTACTGAACTTGTGGTCGTCCAATATATACAATCCAGTGAGTGTGTATTGTATATTCAAGACAATAATGAACCCTGTGACCTCATCACACATCAATATAAAAGAATCACACATGTATCAGGATCACACATCTAGCCAGAGCCAATCTGACACCGTTGTTTCTTTTTAGGTAGCAATTTATATTCTAAAGGCTGCACACCTTTCTATGATAGTTTGTTATTCTAAATCTAACCAGGTAACATTTATAACTCCTGCACACATATGCAAATATGAGGTAATGAGTAGATGTACACAGAGACTGTTTTAAATTAGTTAACCtgatcatttaaataaaaacagccatATAAGACCTTAACTTCCTAAGGTGTCTAGGCTTATTGCACTTCCTTTAGTTTACCCATTTACTGCCAGTGTGGAGCTTCTctttaattacacacacacacacacacacacacacactcactgtgggATTCACAATTAAGCTGAGTCATGAGGATGCAGGTCTTGGTTAAAGAGAAAAACTGCTAACAAGAAGGAGCTCTGATGATGAAAAGAGACAAGTTGGAACATGAACTGGTCCTGTGACAGAAGCAGGGTCCAGAAGCCCCTGTTCCAGGGACGACTCTGTTTGTCCACCTCACACACGGTGACACAAATCATTGCTGACAACATAAACACTTAAGTGCAAAGAGGTAAGCTTGAAGAGTAAAGTATTTTactctgaaacaggaagtgtgcaaAAGTGTACTAtatatgttcacacacacacacacacacacacacacacacacacaagaatgaACTACGGTATATACAAAGTTCAGACACAAACTTCCTGAATGGTTAGGAAATAACGTGCAAAGTAATTAAAGGTGCACATTGTCAGCTGGGTGTTAATCTGAGATGATATTTTGTTGTGATATGTCAGTAATTGTGTTATATTAACCTCTTATGGAGGTAAAATGTGTCAGATATGGAGTTTTTACATCTTACAATAACACTTTACAAGGAGCTGTTCACATTAAGTTGATTTTTGGTTGTGTCACAAGAGGCAAAACACATGGTGGAGAACAAGTCGTTAAAGAAAATAAGCTCTTGTTGTGGAAAAGTGCGTCCTCACTGTAAGTCAGACACTGTGTGGGTCTCAAGATGAAGCTTTGAAAAGCTCAGAGGTAAAACTTTAATGACTCCCAGCCTTGTGTTTCCAGCACCGTcttgtttttcctttctctaTAATGAGCTCAGCCAACCACCAATCTAGATTCTTGCCATCTTTGAGGACTTGATAACAAGGGTGtctggtcagtgatgcagcaaagcagagagagacaaaacGCAGCATTAGCCTCATCCTGGAAAGTTAAATCTCTACTTTGGCAGAACACAGATGATACAAGttttgtgtgttctctctggtgaacattttttttacaatggctggttttttttctgacctcATGGGTTTGAGAGTCTTATTGTCTTGCATAGGGTTCGTAGGCAACGTAGTTCTCATTCTTTCCATCATTCAGATCCGGTTTTCCCGAGTTAAATCCTTTGAGTTGTTTCTCCTGGGACTGGCTGCAGCCAACATGGAGGAAATTGTCATCATAAACATCTACGATGTTCTCATCCTCGAGACGTCTGCTGCTGAAACCGGCACCTGGTCGTGCCGCTTACTGAAGTTCATGACTGTGTTTGGTGAAATCAACAGCATCCTCTTCACCGTCCTCATCAGCATCTTCCGCTACCAGAAGCTCAGAGATGCCGGCAGGAGGGTCAACCTCCCAATTTTCCTGGACAACATCAGATCAGCCTGGATGATGAGCggggtgtgtgtgatgctctCCACCTTTCTCAGTCTCCCCGTTTTTGTCATGAATTTACAGCAGTCTAAGGTAAACATCACCTCGAACAGCAGTGGCTGCCCCCCAGACTTCTTCCGCTGCAGTAAAAATTACTGTCCTCTACTCAATCGCTCATACAAATACCTCTTCATCGTGCTGTGCCACATGGTGCCCCTGCTCATCGTCACAATCACCAGCTGCCTCAtcctcacagtgctgctgcGCCAGAGGAAGACGGTGACACCAGAGGTTAGTGTGAGCGGGTCAAGCCAGCTCCACAGGAAGACCAAAGACCCCAGGTTCCAGCGCAGCACCATCGCTATACTGGCAGCCATGTGTTTGTTCCAGGTCGACTGGACTGTGTACTTGATCTTTCAGTGGACTTTCAACGCAACTGACTTTCCTATTTCTGCGGAAATTGAGTTTTTTGTATCAACTTCTTATACATCCATCAGTCCATATGTGTACGGGGTAGGAAATAACCTGTTTACTCTCAGGAACTTTAAAAACCTTTTGAAACTGTGCTGAGTTCTTTTTAGTGATTAAATAAATAACCGTCTGTTGCTCAGACTCAGCGAGAGGGGAAGAAGGGGTGATATAGCCTAATAGAGTTATCATCTTGAAAAATTATTCTCTTTCATCAATAtgctttttgttgctgtttgctgtttacaGTTAGTATGAAGTGCTTCTTGTTTGCTTCTAATAAAAAGATATTTTCTAATTCACGATGTTTTGAATATTTAATTTATGCCAGAAGCACAGAGGGACGATCATTCTTtggaaaacaaaatgttcaAGTGCAAactaaaatacaaacaaaaacaaaataacacaaaacgCCTGATTGTTTCAACACAGTGCTTTGTACCACAGTTGTATTTACACAGCCGTTACAGTTTTGTGGATAAAACAGCATGCAGTGTGTTACTATCTCAAATAAATAAGCAGCAGCCCAAACTAAATTAAATATATTGATCATATTTTGACCTGAGTAAAGTATGtgacatcagtaaaaaaaaacgcTCCCTGGCTCCTGATGAAAAAGGAAATTATTATCAGTAATAGTTGGCAGgccatgtgtatttatttagataATCTTTAAGTAAAATTGTTCACTGgtgtgatgcacacacacagaaacaaatacaCTATGCTACAGATGTGGTAAAATATCTCAGTCTACTTTATATGTGCTGTTTAAGGCTGATTTTGAGCTACAAAATACAGATAGATATAAAATATAGTAATTATACTGTAAATACCAGCTGCAGATAAGTTAAGGCAAACTTTCACCACCAAAAGTCATGAAGATTTGGTGAAAACGCTTATTACGCTTCTTTGTCCTGACATCTAAATTTGGACCTTTAAAGCAATCCTGACAAAATATCGATTAGTGTTAAAGTATATATCGTGCCCACGGTCTACGCAGAGAAGCTAAATCGGGTGATGATAGATTAAATATTGTGCCTGTTAGCAGTTAATTAAAACATGCTCTGACAGTTGTGACAGAGCTCACAAATCCTGCACAAAGACTGCGCACTGCTCATTGTCTGTGCTGTCACTGCTGATTTTTTACATCAG
Encoded here:
- the ora6 gene encoding uncharacterized protein ora6: MAGFFSDLMGLRVLLSCIGFVGNVVLILSIIQIRFSRVKSFELFLLGLAAANMEEIVIINIYDVLILETSAAETGTWSCRLLKFMTVFGEINSILFTVLISIFRYQKLRDAGRRVNLPIFLDNIRSAWMMSGVCVMLSTFLSLPVFVMNLQQSKVNITSNSSGCPPDFFRCSKNYCPLLNRSYKYLFIVLCHMVPLLIVTITSCLILTVLLRQRKTVTPEVSVSGSSQLHRKTKDPRFQRSTIAILAAMCLFQVDWTVYLIFQWTFNATDFPISAEIEFFVSTSYTSISPYVYGVGNNLFTLRNFKNLLKLC